GCCCGCCGGACATGACCTGAACCGTGGAGAAATCCGCCATGACGAGCGTCACGACGAAGATGCTGCCGATGGCCATGCCGGGCTTGGCGAGCGGAATGATGACATTGGTGAGTGTCTGCCAGCCGGTCGCGCCGGCGTCACGCGCCGCCTCGATCAACGATTTGTCGATGCGCATCAGCGTGTTGAAGATCGGCGTGACCATGAAAAGCGTATAGAGATGCACCATGGCCAGCACCACGGCGAAGTCGGAATAGAGCAACCACTCGATCGGCTCGGGAATGATGCCGGTGCCGACCAATGCGCTGTTGACGAGACCGTTTCGCCCGAGAACGGGAATCCAGGAAATCATGCGGATGATGTTCGAGGTCAGGAACGGCACGGTGCAGACGAGGAACAGGACCATTTGCATGGTGGTGGTGCGAATGTGGAAGGCGAGGAAATAGGCTACCCAGAAACCGCAGAAAAGCGTGATCGCCCAGACCATGGCGGCATATTTCAGCGTGTTGAGATAGGTCTGCCAGGTGACCCACGAGCCGAGCGTCTCCAGGTAATTGAAAGTGACGAAATCGGGGTACATCTGTGCGAAGTCGTAATCCCAGAAGCTGACGACGGCGATCATCAGGATCGGCAGAGCCAGGAAAAAGCCGAGGATCAGGAAAAGCGGCGTCGCCTGCACATAGGAGACGAGCTTTGGCGGCAGCGCGAAGCTGCGGGGCGGCTTGTCCTTATTTTTATCGCTGACGCCGATGAGTCTGACCGTCACCATGGGGGAGCCTTTCGGTGGATTTTCGGATGCACCGGCGGCTTTCGCACCGGGCAATGTGTCAGGCAAAGCTCTCTTCAAACGCGACGTCACCCTCGGGCGGGTACCGAGGATCCAACCACATTTGATGTGGTGGCTCGTGAGATCCTCGGGTCAAGCCCGAGGATGACGGAGAGATTAGAGGCTCTGTCCCTGTCAAGACCGGCAGCCGACGCCACCGATCTCAACTTTTTCGGGTGCTATGCGGCGATAAACTCGTTCCAGCGGCGGACCATATAGCGGTCTTCGTCCATGACAGAGTTCCAGCACGCCACCTTGCCCATGCGCTCCTCGAAGGAGCCGCCATCGCGCACCGCGCCGGCCTTTTCCATGACCTTGCCGTCTGGTGCGATGATATCGCCCTGCGCGGGCTTGCCTTCGACCCAGTAGCCCCACTCGTCGGCGGTCATGTGCTCCTTTGCTGTTTCCATCGCCGCGGAGTAATAACCCTGACGATTGAGGTAAGCACCGACCCAGCCAGAGGTGTACCAGTTGATATATTCATAGGCTGCATCGAGCTTCGCACCGGACAGATGCTTGGCGAGACCCAGACCACCGCCCCAGGAGCGATAGCCTTCCTTCAGCGGCTGGTACTTGCAGGCGATACCCTTGGAGCGGACGGCGGCAACGGCGGGCGACCACATGGACTGGATGATGACTTCGCCCGAGGCCATGAGGTTGACGCTTTCGTCGAAGCTCTTCCAGAAGGCGCGGAACTGGCCGTCCTTCTTCGCCTTGATCAGGAAGTCGATGGTCTTGTCGATCTCTTCCTTCGTCATATTACCCTTGTCGGCATATTTGATGTTGCCCATGGCTTCCATGATCATCGCCGCGTCCATGATGCCGATGGACGGGATGTTGAGGATCGAGGTCTTGCCCTTGAACTTCGGGTCCATGATATCGGCCCAGCTGGTGATATCACGGCCGACGAGATCGGGGCGGATGCCGAGCGTGTCAGCATTGTAGATGGTCGGAACCATGGTGAAATAATCGGTTTCGCCCTTGGCGAAGGTCTTGTCGCCGGGCTTCTCGACGTAACCGACCGTGTGCGGCGCGGTGCCCTGCGCCACAACGCTGTCAGGCTTCAGCTTGCCGTTTTTGAACAGCGGCACGATCTTGTCGTAGTACTTCAGCTTCTTGATTTCCATCGGCTGGATAACACCCGCCGGATAGACCTTCTTGAGGATCCAGTATTCGATATCGGCGATGTCGTAGGAATTCGGCTGGGTGACGGCGCGCTGGGCGGCTGCATCGGAATCCGTCGCCGTC
This sequence is a window from Agrobacterium tumefaciens. Protein-coding genes within it:
- a CDS encoding ABC transporter substrate-binding protein, with amino-acid sequence MTDTTNSKKGLTRRGLLKAGAAATGAAIGSGLITGFPTIWAQNPITIRQFGTGVSNLNAIAEKCKADLGITLEMTATDSDAAAQRAVTQPNSYDIADIEYWILKKVYPAGVIQPMEIKKLKYYDKIVPLFKNGKLKPDSVVAQGTAPHTVGYVEKPGDKTFAKGETDYFTMVPTIYNADTLGIRPDLVGRDITSWADIMDPKFKGKTSILNIPSIGIMDAAMIMEAMGNIKYADKGNMTKEEIDKTIDFLIKAKKDGQFRAFWKSFDESVNLMASGEVIIQSMWSPAVAAVRSKGIACKYQPLKEGYRSWGGGLGLAKHLSGAKLDAAYEYINWYTSGWVGAYLNRQGYYSAAMETAKEHMTADEWGYWVEGKPAQGDIIAPDGKVMEKAGAVRDGGSFEERMGKVACWNSVMDEDRYMVRRWNEFIAA
- a CDS encoding ABC transporter permease, producing MVTVRLIGVSDKNKDKPPRSFALPPKLVSYVQATPLFLILGFFLALPILMIAVVSFWDYDFAQMYPDFVTFNYLETLGSWVTWQTYLNTLKYAAMVWAITLFCGFWVAYFLAFHIRTTTMQMVLFLVCTVPFLTSNIIRMISWIPVLGRNGLVNSALVGTGIIPEPIEWLLYSDFAVVLAMVHLYTLFMVTPIFNTLMRIDKSLIEAARDAGATGWQTLTNVIIPLAKPGMAIGSIFVVTLVMADFSTVQVMSGGQSASVALMMKNQMSLLQYPAAAANAVILLILVLLMVAGILRIVDIRKEL